Proteins encoded together in one Quercus lobata isolate SW786 chromosome 3, ValleyOak3.0 Primary Assembly, whole genome shotgun sequence window:
- the LOC115980778 gene encoding protein FAR1-RELATED SEQUENCE 5-like: MVNAGMRSSKLDEDFRCKQGAPQKAVKKSGILGHAAQVYTCKIFNLFENQFLDSLAMVWDQVDCQDTIGVFEVKEENSERVRIVRFDRLNNNISCSCKKFESLGILCCHALRVFSIKNLTRIPSQYILKRWTKEAKKGMMTYEQDNHSLSNDKEAKIVWRNSMMRIANTIISKSQGEDSLKRICQKLLLELDEKIERELSRVKFGVDANVEENEVIQCDTTDEMPCLPNEVLVLNPPCVRSKGLRNTRLKGHFEKRKANTSKDASSSSE, encoded by the exons ATGGTGAATGCAG GTATGCGTTCCTCGAAATTGGATGAAGATTTTCGATGCAAGCAAGGTGCCCCACAAAAAGCAGTTAAGAAGAGTGGCATTTTGGGTCATGCAGCTCAAGTTTACACCTGTaagatattcaatttatttgaaaatcaatttctTGATAGTCTTGCAATGGTTTGGGATCAAGTTGATTGCCAAGATACAATTGGTGTTTTTGAggtcaaagaagaaaatagtgaAAGAGTACGCATTGTCCGGTTTGATCgtcttaataataatatttcttgtTCTTGTAAGAAATTTGAGTCATTGGGGATTCTTTGTTGTCATGCATTGCGggtttttagtataaaaaatttaactagaaTTCCAAGTCAATACATTTTGAAACGTTGGACAAAAGAGGCTAAGAAGGGGATGATGACTTATGAACAAGACAATCATTCACTTAGTAATGATAAAGAGGCAAAGATAGTATGGCGTAATAGCATGATGCGAATAGCTAATACAATCATATCTAAAAGTCAAGGGGAGGATAGCCTTAAGAGAATTTGCCAAAAATTGCTATTGGAACttgatgaaaaaattgaaagggaGTTATCAAGGGTCAAGTTTGGTGTAGATGCAAATGTGGAAGAGAATGAAGTCATACAATGTGACACCACTGATGAAATGCCTTGCTTGCCAAATGAGGTGTTAGTGTTAAATCCCCCATGTGTGAGATCAAAAGGTTTAAGAAATACTAGACTTAAAGGGCACTTTGAGAAGCGCAAGGCAAACACATCTAAAGATGCATCTTCTTCAAGTGagtaa